The following coding sequences are from one Panicum hallii strain FIL2 chromosome 5, PHallii_v3.1, whole genome shotgun sequence window:
- the LOC112892066 gene encoding probable sodium/metabolite cotransporter BASS2, chloroplastic isoform X1, whose amino-acid sequence MAAPSASCSMASLSRALRPRPLPAACPAPRLGCGLGIACSLPSHGGRNEKRGLGLPVASALSATAAPVLRSKMISDFVRTSNSCHTLSFGPAKVLSRQILCKAEANVSSNLPESLPAGVSKYEKKVEPESLPAEVSQYEKIVELLTTLFPVWVIIGTIIGIYKPSMVTWLETDLFTVGLGFLMLSMGLTLTFEDFKRCLRNPWTVGVGFLAQYLIKPLLGLAIATTLKLSAPLATGLILVSCCPGGQASNVATYISKGNVALSVLMTTCSTIGAIVMTPLLTKLLAGQLVPVDAAGLAISTFQVVLLPTVLGVLAHEYFPKFTERIITVTPLIGVLLTTLLCASPIGQVAEVLKTQGAQLIIPVALLHVAAFGIGYGLSRLCTFGESTSRTVSIECGMQSSALGFLLAQKHFTNPLVAVPSAVSVVCMALGGSALAVYWRNIGLPANDKDDFKE is encoded by the exons ATGGCGGCGCCGTCCGCCTCCTGCTCCATGGCCTCCCTCTCCCGGGCCCTCCGCccgcggcccctccccgccgcctgCCCGGCTCCTCGGCTAG GGTGCGGGTTGGGAATCGCGTGCTCGCTGCCAAGTCATGGGGGAAGGAACGAGAAGCGCGGGTTGGGATTGCCCGTCGCGTCTGCACTATCTGCTACTGCCGCTCCGGTTCTGAG GTCGAAGATGATAAGTGACTTTGTAAGGACCTCAAACAGCTGTCATACTCTATCCTTTGGCCCAGCCAAAGTCCT GAGCCGCCAAATTTTGTGCAAGGCTGAAGCTAATGTATCCAGTAATCTTCCGGAGAGCTTGCCTGCCGGAGTTAGCAAGTATGAAAAAAAGGTCGAGCCGGAGAGCTTGCCTGCCGAAGTTAGCCAGTATGAAAAAATTGTGGAGCTGCTTACCACTCTTTTCCCTGTCTGG GTTATAATAGGTACTATTATTGGCATCTACAAGCCATCTATG GTTACCTGGTTGGAGACCGATCTTTTCACTGTTGGGTTAGGATTCCTAATGCTGTCCATGGGATTAACATTGACATTTGAAGATTTTAAGAGATGCTTGAGGAACCCATGGACA GTTGGTGTTGGATTTCTTGCACAGTATTTGATCAAACCTTTGCTAGGATTAGCTATTGCGACG ACCTTGAAGTTATCTGCTCCTCTTGCAACCGGTCTTATTTTGGTCTCATGTTGCCCTGGTGGACAAGCATCAAATGTTGCAACTTACATATCAAAGGGGAATGTTGCGCTTTCAGTTCTTATGACCAC CTGTTCAACAATTGGTGCTATTGTAATGACACCCCTCCTGACTAAACTCCTTGCTGGTCAACTAGTTCCTGTTGATGCAGCA GGATTGGCCATCAGTACTTTCCAGGTTGTTTTATTGCCGACTGTTCTTGGAG TGTTGGCGCATGAATATTTCCCCAAGTTTACTGAGCGCATTATCACCGTAACGCCTCTGATTGGTGTCCTCCTCACCACTTTGCTTTGCGCGAGCCCT ATTGGGCAAGTCGCAGAAGTGTTGAAAACTCAAGGTGCTCAGCTTATTATCCCTGTTGCTCTGCTACATGTTGCTGCATTTGGTATTGGTTACGGGTTATCGAGACTATGTACCTTTGGTGAATCAACTTCTAGGACCGTCTCAATTGAATGTGGCATGCAG AGTTCTGCGCTTGGATTTTTACTTGCCCAAAAGCACTTCACAAATCCTCTCGTTGCTGTTCCTTCTGCTGTCAGCGTTGTGTGCATGGCC CTTGGAGGGAGTGCTCTTGCAGTTTACTGGAGAAACATTGGGCTTCCAGCAAATGACAAGGACGACTTCAAGGAGTGA
- the LOC112894707 gene encoding uncharacterized protein LOC112894707, whose translation MEAEAFPIRFTKGIRSYWRRRDYKPADGTGAAASRGRRRHRLVRLGDGSGSGPRPWAVRLGGMFRVKRRRGRAPAPAPAPAPAVAKAPMRVLGRIRDAYVDVMLGAAKTQPAAARALPTAADALWQKRVPTRRSSSKAQQKADELGQRLIMEMYKSVLASRSISGMLHASVAR comes from the coding sequence ATGGAAGCCGAGGCCTTCCCGATACGGTTCACGAAGGGCATCAGGTCCTACTGGCGCCGGCGCGACTACAAGCCCGCCGACGGCACCGGCGCGGCGGCGTCCCGCGGCAGGCGCCGGCACAGGCTGGTGCGGCTCGGGGATGGCAGCGGCAGCGGGCCCAGGCCGTGGGCCGTGCGTCTCGGCGGCATGTTCcgggtgaagcgccgccgcggcagggcgccggcgccggccccggccccggccccggccGTGGCCAAGGCGCCCATGCGCGTGCTCGGCCGGATCCGGGACGCCTACGTGGACGTGATGCTGGGCGCCGCCAAGACGCAGCCGGCCGCGGCGCGTGCGCTGCCCACCGCGGCCGACGCGCTGTGGCAGAAGCGggtgcccacgcgtcgctccaGCAGCAAGGCGCAGCAGAAGGCCGacgagctcgggcagaggctcATCATGGAGATGTACAAGTCCGTGCTCGCGTCCAGGAGCATCTCCGGCATGCTCCATGCGTCCGTGGCGCGGTAG
- the LOC112892066 gene encoding probable sodium/metabolite cotransporter BASS2, chloroplastic isoform X2: MAAPSASCSMASLSRALRPRPLPAACPAPRLGCGLGIACSLPSHGGRNEKRGLGLPVASALSATAAPVLRSRQILCKAEANVSSNLPESLPAGVSKYEKKVEPESLPAEVSQYEKIVELLTTLFPVWVIIGTIIGIYKPSMVTWLETDLFTVGLGFLMLSMGLTLTFEDFKRCLRNPWTVGVGFLAQYLIKPLLGLAIATTLKLSAPLATGLILVSCCPGGQASNVATYISKGNVALSVLMTTCSTIGAIVMTPLLTKLLAGQLVPVDAAGLAISTFQVVLLPTVLGVLAHEYFPKFTERIITVTPLIGVLLTTLLCASPIGQVAEVLKTQGAQLIIPVALLHVAAFGIGYGLSRLCTFGESTSRTVSIECGMQSSALGFLLAQKHFTNPLVAVPSAVSVVCMALGGSALAVYWRNIGLPANDKDDFKE, from the exons ATGGCGGCGCCGTCCGCCTCCTGCTCCATGGCCTCCCTCTCCCGGGCCCTCCGCccgcggcccctccccgccgcctgCCCGGCTCCTCGGCTAG GGTGCGGGTTGGGAATCGCGTGCTCGCTGCCAAGTCATGGGGGAAGGAACGAGAAGCGCGGGTTGGGATTGCCCGTCGCGTCTGCACTATCTGCTACTGCCGCTCCGGTTCTGAG GAGCCGCCAAATTTTGTGCAAGGCTGAAGCTAATGTATCCAGTAATCTTCCGGAGAGCTTGCCTGCCGGAGTTAGCAAGTATGAAAAAAAGGTCGAGCCGGAGAGCTTGCCTGCCGAAGTTAGCCAGTATGAAAAAATTGTGGAGCTGCTTACCACTCTTTTCCCTGTCTGG GTTATAATAGGTACTATTATTGGCATCTACAAGCCATCTATG GTTACCTGGTTGGAGACCGATCTTTTCACTGTTGGGTTAGGATTCCTAATGCTGTCCATGGGATTAACATTGACATTTGAAGATTTTAAGAGATGCTTGAGGAACCCATGGACA GTTGGTGTTGGATTTCTTGCACAGTATTTGATCAAACCTTTGCTAGGATTAGCTATTGCGACG ACCTTGAAGTTATCTGCTCCTCTTGCAACCGGTCTTATTTTGGTCTCATGTTGCCCTGGTGGACAAGCATCAAATGTTGCAACTTACATATCAAAGGGGAATGTTGCGCTTTCAGTTCTTATGACCAC CTGTTCAACAATTGGTGCTATTGTAATGACACCCCTCCTGACTAAACTCCTTGCTGGTCAACTAGTTCCTGTTGATGCAGCA GGATTGGCCATCAGTACTTTCCAGGTTGTTTTATTGCCGACTGTTCTTGGAG TGTTGGCGCATGAATATTTCCCCAAGTTTACTGAGCGCATTATCACCGTAACGCCTCTGATTGGTGTCCTCCTCACCACTTTGCTTTGCGCGAGCCCT ATTGGGCAAGTCGCAGAAGTGTTGAAAACTCAAGGTGCTCAGCTTATTATCCCTGTTGCTCTGCTACATGTTGCTGCATTTGGTATTGGTTACGGGTTATCGAGACTATGTACCTTTGGTGAATCAACTTCTAGGACCGTCTCAATTGAATGTGGCATGCAG AGTTCTGCGCTTGGATTTTTACTTGCCCAAAAGCACTTCACAAATCCTCTCGTTGCTGTTCCTTCTGCTGTCAGCGTTGTGTGCATGGCC CTTGGAGGGAGTGCTCTTGCAGTTTACTGGAGAAACATTGGGCTTCCAGCAAATGACAAGGACGACTTCAAGGAGTGA
- the LOC112893555 gene encoding zinc finger CCCH domain-containing protein 9-like isoform X2: MQEALLSPANAGSLRSALELKPFAFGDQRLASPRYLNLACGGGGDDAVDALFRCSSPFSPSFGFSSPSPLAASSVSLSPSSSASLVDDCDDAAAAAADAATGHRLQLARLALQYHEVADRYELCLARLAEAADEAAALRRENAELRVANGDLTRRLALLSGIGKQAAASAIADEVRRLRFVDQKAAKERAPEKLAVLPKSISVRSNDYLKMNQPNQAPAAPAASNRKPRASNATKTSSRAHMGGGGGGKKGEEIVKEQHAAGGTELEVYNQGMFKTELCNKWEETGACPYGDQCQFAHGVAELRPVIRHPRYKTQVCRMVLAGEVCPYGHRCHFRHSLTPAERLLLPRP; encoded by the exons ATGCAGGAAGCTCTCCTCTCCCCGGCCAATGCCGGCAGCCTCCGCTCGGCCTTGGAGCTCAAGCCGTTCGCCTTCGGGGACCAgcgcctcgcctcgccgcgcTACCTCAACCTCGcctgcggcggtggcggcgacgaTGCCGTCGACGCGCTGTTCCGCTGCTCCTCCCCCTTCAGCCCCAGCTTCGGCTtctcctcgccgtcgccgctcgccgcctccTCCGTCTCGCTGTCGCCGTCCTCGTCGGCCTCCCTCGTCGACGACTGCGAcgacgccgcggccgcggcagcCGACGCCGCCACGGGCCACCGCCTCCAGCTCGCGCGCCTCGCGCTGCAGTACCATGAGGTGGCCGACCGCTACGAGCTCTGCCTCGCCCGCCTCGCCGAGGCCGCCGACGAGGCTGCGGCGCTCCGCCGCGAGAACGCTGAGCTCCGCGTCGCCAACGGCGACCTCACGCGCCGCCTCGCGCTGCTCAGCGGCATTGGCAAGCAGGCAGCCGCCTCCGCCATCGCCGACGAGGTACGCCGGCTCCGCTTCGTCGACCAGAAGGCCGCCAAGGAGCGGGCGCCCGAGAAGCTCGCCGTGCTGCCCAAGAGCATTTCCGTCCGCTCCAACGACTACCTCAAGATGAACCAGCCCAACCaggcccccgccgcgccggccgccagcaACCGCAAGCCTCGCGCGTCGAACGCAACCAAAACCAGCTCG CGCGCGCAcatgggcggcggtggcggcggtaaGAAAGGCGAGGAGATCGTCAAGGAGCAACACGCGGCCGGCGGCACGGAGCTGGAGGTGTACAACCAGGGCATGTTCAAGACGGAGCTGTGCAACAAGTGGGAGGAGACCGGGGCGTGCCCCTACGGCGATCAGTGCCAGTTCGCGCACGGCGTCGCCGAGCTCCGCCCCGTGATCCGCCACCCGCGCTACAAGACCCAGGTCTGCCGCATGGTGCTCGCCGGCGAGGTCTGCCCGTACGGCCACCGATGCCACTTCCGCCACTCGCTCACCCCCGCCgagcgcctcctcctcccccgccctTAG
- the LOC112895225 gene encoding DELLA protein DWARF8-like: protein MAMGGAFPFQWPADPGLDAAALPPLPTVVPDAGVAYYAGAAADMHAAQLELPDLAAALAAMRREEEEAAGIRLVHLLMSCAGAVEAGDHAGASAHLADAHAALAAVSPASGIGRVAVHFTAALSRRLFPPTPSPPPPPQPAAADADHAFLYHRFYEAGPYLKFAHFTANQAILEAVQGCRHVHIIDFNLMQGLQWPALIQALALRPGGPPFLRLTGIGPPSPPGRDDLRDVGVRLADLARSVRVHFSFRGVAANRLDEVRPWMLQVSQGEAIAVNSVLQLHRLVTDPPAADARAPIDAVLDCVASLRPRVFTVVEQEADHNKPGFLDRFTEALFYYSAVFDSLDAASGGAGDAAAEAYLEREICDIVCGEGAERRERHEPLRRWRERLGRAGLSGVPLGANALRQARMLVGLFSGEGHCVEEADGCLTLGWHGRPLFSASAWRAEENNQSDSNADGSSGSGSEESNISCSS, encoded by the coding sequence ATGGCCATGGGCGGCGCGTTCCCCTTCCAGTGGCCCGCGGACCCGGggctcgacgccgccgccctgcccccGCTGCCCACCGTGGTGCCCGACGCCGGGGTGGCGTACTACGCGGGCGCGGCCGCCGACATGCACGCGGCGCAGCTGGAGCTGCCCGATCTCgccgcggcgctggcggcgatgcggcgggaggaggaggaggccgcgggCATCCGCCTCGTGCACCTCCTCATGAGCTGCGCCGGCGCCGTCGAGGCCGGGGACCACGCGGGCGCCTCCGCGCACCTGGCCGACGCGCACGCCGCGCTTGCCGCCGTCTCGCCGGCCTCCGGCATCGGCCGCGTCGCCGTCCACTTCACCGCCGCGCTGTCCCGGAGGCTGTTCCCTCCcacgccgtcgcctccgcctccgccgcagccCGCCGCCGCGGACGCCGACCACGCCTTCCTCTACCACCGCTTCTACGAGGCGGGGCCCTACCTCAAGTTCGCgcacttcacggccaaccaggcTATCCTGGAGGCCGTCCAGGGCTGCAGGCACGTCCACATCATCGACTTCAACCTCATGCAGGGCCTCCAGTGGCCCGCGCTGATCCAGGCCCTCGCGCTCCGCCCCGGCGGGCCGCCGTTCCTCCGTCTCACCGGCATTGGCCCGCCCTCCCCGCCGGGGCGCGACGACCTCCGCGACGTCGGCGTCCGCCTCGCCGACCTGGCGCGCTCCGTGCGCGTTCACTTCTCCTTCCGCGGCGTGGCCGCCAACCGCCTCGACGAGGTCCGCCCCTGGATGCTGCAGGTGTCGCAGGGCGAGGCCATCGCCGTCAACTCCGTGCTCCAGCTCCACCGCCTGGTCACCGACCCGCCCGCGGCCGACGCCCGGGCGCCCATCGACGCCGTCCTCGACTGCGTGGCCTCCCTGCGCCCCCGGGTGTTCACGGTGGTGGAGCAGGAGGCCGACCACAACAAGCCGGGGTTCCTGGACCGGTTCACGGAGGCGCTCTTCTACTACTCGGCGGTGTTCGACTCCCTGgacgcggcgagcggcggcgcgggcgacgCGGCGGCCGAGGCGTACCTGGAGCGCGAGATCTGCGACATCGTGTGCGGCGAGGGCGCGGAGCGGCGGGAGCGGCACGAGCCgctgcggcggtggcgggagcGGCTGGGGCGCGCGGGGCTGTCCGGCGTGCCGCTGGGGGCGAACGCGCTGCGGCAGGCGAGGATGCTGGTGGGGCTCTTCTCCGGGGAGGGCCACTGCGTGGAGGAGGCCGACGGGTGCCTGACGCTGGGGTGGCACGGGCGGCCGCTCTTCTCGGCGTCCGCGTGGCGGGCGGAGGAGAACAATCAGAGCGACAGCAACGCGGACggcagcagcggcagcggcagcgaggAGAGCAATATCAGCTGCAGCAGCTAG
- the LOC112893555 gene encoding zinc finger CCCH domain-containing protein 9-like isoform X1: MQEALLSPANAGSLRSALELKPFAFGDQRLASPRYLNLACGGGGDDAVDALFRCSSPFSPSFGFSSPSPLAASSVSLSPSSSASLVDDCDDAAAAAADAATGHRLQLARLALQYHEVADRYELCLARLAEAADEAAALRRENAELRVANGDLTRRLALLSGIGKQAAASAIADEVRRLRFVDQKAAKERAPEKLAVLPKSISVRSNDYLKMNQPNQAPAAPAASNRKPRASNATKTSSQRAHMGGGGGGKKGEEIVKEQHAAGGTELEVYNQGMFKTELCNKWEETGACPYGDQCQFAHGVAELRPVIRHPRYKTQVCRMVLAGEVCPYGHRCHFRHSLTPAERLLLPRP, from the exons ATGCAGGAAGCTCTCCTCTCCCCGGCCAATGCCGGCAGCCTCCGCTCGGCCTTGGAGCTCAAGCCGTTCGCCTTCGGGGACCAgcgcctcgcctcgccgcgcTACCTCAACCTCGcctgcggcggtggcggcgacgaTGCCGTCGACGCGCTGTTCCGCTGCTCCTCCCCCTTCAGCCCCAGCTTCGGCTtctcctcgccgtcgccgctcgccgcctccTCCGTCTCGCTGTCGCCGTCCTCGTCGGCCTCCCTCGTCGACGACTGCGAcgacgccgcggccgcggcagcCGACGCCGCCACGGGCCACCGCCTCCAGCTCGCGCGCCTCGCGCTGCAGTACCATGAGGTGGCCGACCGCTACGAGCTCTGCCTCGCCCGCCTCGCCGAGGCCGCCGACGAGGCTGCGGCGCTCCGCCGCGAGAACGCTGAGCTCCGCGTCGCCAACGGCGACCTCACGCGCCGCCTCGCGCTGCTCAGCGGCATTGGCAAGCAGGCAGCCGCCTCCGCCATCGCCGACGAGGTACGCCGGCTCCGCTTCGTCGACCAGAAGGCCGCCAAGGAGCGGGCGCCCGAGAAGCTCGCCGTGCTGCCCAAGAGCATTTCCGTCCGCTCCAACGACTACCTCAAGATGAACCAGCCCAACCaggcccccgccgcgccggccgccagcaACCGCAAGCCTCGCGCGTCGAACGCAACCAAAACCAGCTCG CAGCGCGCGCAcatgggcggcggtggcggcggtaaGAAAGGCGAGGAGATCGTCAAGGAGCAACACGCGGCCGGCGGCACGGAGCTGGAGGTGTACAACCAGGGCATGTTCAAGACGGAGCTGTGCAACAAGTGGGAGGAGACCGGGGCGTGCCCCTACGGCGATCAGTGCCAGTTCGCGCACGGCGTCGCCGAGCTCCGCCCCGTGATCCGCCACCCGCGCTACAAGACCCAGGTCTGCCGCATGGTGCTCGCCGGCGAGGTCTGCCCGTACGGCCACCGATGCCACTTCCGCCACTCGCTCACCCCCGCCgagcgcctcctcctcccccgccctTAG
- the LOC112891864 gene encoding putative pentatricopeptide repeat-containing protein At3g05240 codes for MRYLYFRPNAAGHARPHRHPLLAHLDSCASRAHVAELHGRLIRAHLAADPAVAGRLVALLASPAGGRDMRRARRVLDGMSPPNAPAWNCVIRGQTSRGAPRDALAAFRAMVRRGVAPDSYTMAAAVSATAAADGWAWEWRATGDAIHAMVRKIGCAADLFVTSGLVNLYGTFGSVEYARKVFGEMQERDVVSWTSMISAFAQRGIWDDALRFLAEMQADGIAPNKVTIISMLTACGRGQDVDRGRWVYGQLSEYEIEADTDIGNALVSMYAKCGCMSDALEAFKVMPARNTKSWNTLIDGFVQNQKHKEALKMFEEMLSSDFTPDAVTLVCVLSACTQLGDLQQGRNLHSYIRSSEICCDTILTNSLINMYAKCGDMAAAEVVFKAMKQRDVVSWTTMVCGYVHGRQFTAAFIFFEEMKDAGIVASEMALVSLLSACSQLGALGRGREIHAYIEEKNIKLDVFLESALVDMYAKCGCIDMAAEIFSKMQHKQTLTWNSMVGGLASNGHGKEAVHLFDQMLKFGDPKPDGITFKTVLGACAHVGMVSEGLCYFHSMPSFGIAPDIEHYGCIVDLLSRAGLVEEAFEFIKKMPIDPNPVIWGSLLSACRFHEKMDLVRRVRLHVIKLDPNDVGTHVMIANLYAEGGQWDDVQQIREQMVSRGIEKSPGYSSIQV; via the coding sequence ATGCGCTACCTCTACTTCCGCCCCAACGCAGCAGGCCAtgcccgcccccaccgccacccCCTGCTCGCCCACCTCGACTCCTGCGCCTCACGGGCCCACGTCGCGGAGCTCCACGGCCGCCTCATCCGCgcccacctcgccgccgacccggCCGTGGCCGGCCGGCTCGTCGCCCTCCTCGCGTCCCCCGCGGGGGGCCGCGACATGCGCCGCGCGCGCAGGGTGCTCGACGGGATGTCCCCGCCGAACGCGCCCGCGTGGAActgcgtgatcagggggcaGACCAGCCGCGGCGCGCCCCGGGATGCGCTGGCGGCGTTCAGGGCCATGGTCAGGAGGGGCGTTGCGCCAGACAGCTACaccatggcggcggccgtgtccgCGACTGCTGCCGCAGATGGCTGGGCGTGGGAGTGGCGGGCGACCGGGGACGCGATCCACGCGATGGTTCGGAAGATTGGGTGCGCGGCGGATCTGTTCGTCACGTCGGGCCTTGTTAATCTTTACGGCACGTTTGGAAGTGTTGAGTATGCGAGGAAGGTTTTTGGGGAAATGCAGGAGAGGGACGTGGTGTCTTGGACGTCCATGATCTCAGCGTTTGCACAGCGTGGCATATGGGATGATGCGTTGAGGTTTCTTGCCGAGATGCAGGCAGATGGGATTGCTCCTAACAAAGTCACGATTATAAGCATGCTGACTGCTTGTGGGCGTGGGCAGGATGTTGACAGAGGACGGTGGGTGTATGGTCAGCTCAGTGAGTATGAAATTGAGGCTGATACGGATATAGGAAATGCACTGGTAAGCATGTATGCGAAATGCGGGTGCATGTCTGATGCTTTGGAGGCATTTAAGGTCATGCCTGCAAGGAATACTAAATCATGGAACACGTTGATTGATGGTTTTGTGCAAAATCAGAAGCATAAAGAAGCATTGAAAATGTTTGAAGAGATGTTATCAAGTGACTTCACTCCTGATGCTGTAACACTTGTATGTGTTTTATCAGCCTGCACTCAGCTTGGTGATCTTCAGCAAGGGAGGAATCTCCACAGTTACATAAGAAGCAGTGAGATCTGTTGTGACACCATCCTTACAAATTCTTTGATTAACATGTATGCCAAATGTGGCGATATGGCAGCAGCAGAAGTGGTTTTCAAGGCTATGAAACAGAGGGATGTTGTTTCATGGACGACTATGGTTTGTGGTTATGTGCATGGACGGCAATTTACAGCGGCCTTCATCTTTTTTGAAGAGATGAAGGATGCAGGGATTGTAGCAAGTGAAATGGCACTGGTTAGTCTACTTTCTGCTTGTTCACAGCTTGGAGCACTGGGTAGAGGAAGGGAGATACATGCTTATATAGAAGAAAAGAACATAAAACTAGATGTATTCCTAGAAAGTGCCCTGGTGGATATGTATGCAAAATGTGGCTGCATCGATATGGCTGCTGAAATATTTAGCAAAATGCAGCATAAGCAAACCCTCACATGGAATTCTATGGTCGGAGGTCTTGCAAGTAATGGGCATGGGAAAGAAGCAGTCCACCTCTTTGACCAAATGCTGAAGTTTGGAGATCCCAAACCTGATGGTATTACTTTCAAGACAGTCCTTGGTGCCTGTGCTCATGTGGGAATGGTTAGCGAGGGACTTTGTTACTTCCACTCCATGCCTAGCTTTGGTATTGCCCCTGATATTGAGCACTATGGATGCATAGTAGACCTCCTAAGTAGAGCTGGGCTAGTAGAAGAAGCATTTGAGTTCATAAAGAAGATGCCAATAGATCCTAATCCTGTAATTTGGGGATCACTTCTTTCAGCTTGCAGATTTCATGAAAAAATGGATTTAGTGAGGAGAGTCAGGCTACATGTAATTAAATTAGATCCTAATGATGTGGGGACACATGTGATGATCGCAAACTTATATGCTGAAGGTGGTCAGTGGGATGATGTACAGCAAATAAGAGAGCAGATGGTAAGCAGGGGTATAGAGAAGTCACCTGGTTACAGCTCCATCCAAGTCTAA
- the LOC112894706 gene encoding molybdate transporter 2, which yields MASAGDPLLPGEGSGRRPGFLPSSIRLKTSVWSELGGAVGDLGTYIPIVLALSLASHLDLGTTLIFTALYNFATGLLFGIPMPVQPMKSIAAVALSSAHLTVPQIMSAGLAVAAVLLFLGATGLMTCIYRLLPLPVVRGIQLSQGLSFAFTAVKYIRYVQDFSHSSSASTAVARPLLGLDGLVLALAALLFIILATGSGDDEDFASDGTIRRRRSCSRVPAALIVFALGLLLCFARDPSIVRGLRFGPAPLRIVKITWDDFKTGFWEGAVPQLPLSVLNSVIAVCKLSSDLFPERAELSPARVSVSVGLMNFVGCWFGAMPCCHGAGGLAGQYRFGGRSGASVVFLAIGKLALGLVFGNSFVTILGQFPIGILGVMLLFSGIELAMASRDMGTKEESFVMLVCAGVSLTGSSAALGFISGIVLYLLLRVRDVDYRGLLRRWGAGRRLTGSKVGGDGDEDA from the coding sequence ATGGCGTCCGCCGGCGACCCGCTCCTCCCCGGCGAGGGCagcggccgccgccccgggtTCCTCCCCTCCTCCATCCGCCTCAAGACGTCCGTCTGGTCCGAGCTGGGCGGCGCGGTGGGCGACCTGGGCACCTACATCCCCATCGTGCTCGCGCTGTCGCTGGCGTCGCACCTCGACCTCGGCACCACGCTCATCTTCACCGCGCTCTACAACTTCGCCACGGGCCTGCTCTTCGGCATCCCCATGCCCGTGCAGCCCATGAAGTCCATCGCCGCCGTCGCGCTCTCCTCGGCGCACCTCACCGTCCCGCAGATCATGTCCGCGGGGCTCGCGGTCGCCGCCGTCCTGCTCTTCCTCGGCGCCACGGGCCTCATGACCTGCATCTACCGCCTCCTCCCGCTCCCCGTCGTGCGCGGCATCCAGCTCTCGCAGGGGCTCTCCTTCGCCTTCACCGCCGTCAAGTACATCCGCTACGTCCAGGACTTCTCCCACTCGtcctccgcctccaccgccgtgGCGCGCCCGCTCCTCGGCCTTGACGGCCTGGTCCTCGCGCTCGCGGCGCTGCTGTTCATCATCCTCGCCACCGGCTCCGGCGACGACGAGGACTTCGCCAGCGACggcaccatccgccgccgccgctcctgcagCCGCGTCCCGGCTGCGCTCATCGTGTTCGCGCTCGGCCTGCTGCTCTGCTTCGCGCGCGACCCGTCGATCGTGCGAGGCCTTCGCTTCGGGCCGGCGCCGCTGCGGATCGTCAAGATCACCTGGGACGATTTCAAGACAGGGTTCTGGGAAGGCGCCGTGCCGCAGCTCCCGCTGTCCGTGCTGAACTCGGTGATCGCCGTGTGCAAGCTCTCGTCGGACCTGTTCCCCGAGCGCGCCGAGCTCTCCCCGGCGAGGGTGTCGGTGAGCGTGGGCCTCATGAACTTCGTCGGCTGCTGGTTCGGCGCCATGCCGTGCTGCCACGGAGCGGGCGGGCTGGCGGGGCAGTACCGCTTCGGCGGCCGGAGCGGCGCGTCCGTGGTGTTCCTGGCCATCGGCAAGCTGGCGCTGGGGCTCGTGTTCGGCAACTCGTTCGTGACGATCCTCGGGCAGTTCCCGATCGGGATACTGGGCGTCATGCTGCTCTTCTCCGGGATCGAGCTCGCCATGGCGTCGCGGGACATGggcaccaaggaggagtccttCGTCATGCTCGTCTGCGCCGGCGTGTCGCTCACGGGGTCGAGCGCCGCGCTGGGGTTCATCTCGGGGATTGTTCTGTACTTGCTGCTGCGCGTCCGGGACGTGGACTACCGAGGGCTGCTCCGCCGTTGGGGCGCTGGCCGGCGGCTGACCGGGAGCAAAGTTGGAGGAGACGGTGACGAAGATGCTTGA